The nucleotide sequence AGGGACCGAGGAACGGCAGCGACGCGACCCCGGCGAGCAGGCCGGTGACCAGCCAGTCGACGAGCCAGGCCAGCAGGCGCCGCCACCACTCGGCGACGACGTCGCCGTCGGGCATCCGCAGGGCGCGGTCGGCGGGGGCCTGCTGCCAGTGCGGGTGCTGCGCCGAGGGCTGGCCCCACGGCTGCTGCTGCGGGGACCCGCCCCAGGGGGCGCCCGGTCCGGTCTGGTTGCCGGTGGGCCCGGCGGGGCCGGTCGCGTTGGTCGGCGCGCCGGGAGCAGTGGCGGGCGGCACGGTGTCGGCCGTCGTCGGTGCGGGAGCCGGGGGCTGCGGGTGGCGCGGCGTCGTGTGGCTGCTCCACACGATGCCGTCGAAGTAGCGCAGGCGAGCCGCGTCGTCGGGGTCCTCGTACCAGCCGGGGGCGCTCGGCGTCGTCATGCGCCCAAGGATCGCACGCGCGCCCGGACGCCCCGGCGCGCGGCCCCCGGGCCGGCAGGGCGGCAGCGGGCGGGAGGGGTCGCCCCGGACGAGCACCCAGCCCGCGTGGACCGTCCGCACCACCGCTCCCCCGCCGGTCGTAGGGTCGCCGGATGAGCGACGACCACTCCGTGCTGCGCACCAAGCCCGTCGAGGACGTCCTGGCCCAGGCCGGCGGCCCGGACGGCGAGGGCGGTGACGGCGCCCACGGCCCCGGCCGGCTGACCCGCACCCTCGGCCCCTTCAGCCTCATGGGCTTCGGCATCGGCATCGTCATCGGCACCGGGATCTTCACCCTCACCGGGATCGAGGCGAAGAACCACGCCGGCCCGGGTGTCGTCATCTCCTTCGTCATCGCCGGGGCCGTGAGCCTGCTGGCGGCCCTGTGCTACTCCGAGCTCGCCTCCGCCGTCCCGACGGCCGGCTCGGCCTACACGTACGCCTACGCGACGATCGGCGAGGTCTTCGCGTGGATCATCGGCTGGGACCTCATCCTCGAGTTCGCCCTCGGCGCAGCCGTGGTCGCGCGCGGGTGGTCCGGTACACGCAGGAGCTCTTCGACCTCCCCACCTCGATCTTCGGGGAGGAGTCGGTGGTCAACCTCGGCGCGGTCGCCATCGTCCTGCTGCTCGGCGTGGTCGCCGTCGTCGGCATCCGCGAGAGCGCGCGCGTGACGAACTCGCTCGTCATCGTCAAGGTCGCGGTCTGCGTCTTCGTCATCGTCGCCGGCGCGTTCTACGTCAAGGCCGCCAACCTCACGCCGTTCATCCCGCCGGCGCAGCCGGTGAAGGAGGGCACGTCGGGCCTCAAGCAGCCGGTGAGCCAGGCCCTGTTCGGCATCGAGCCGACGGCCTTCGGTTTCGCCGGTGTGCTCACCGCGGCAGCCGTGGTCTTCTTCGCGTACACCGGCTTCGAGGCGGTGGCCAACCTCGGCGAGGAGACGAAGAAGCCGAGCCGCGACCTCCCGCTCGGACTGCTCGGGACCCTCGGCATCTGCACGCTGCTCTACGTCGGCGTCTCGTTCGTCATCACCGGGATGGTGCCCTACTCGCAGCTCAACGTCGGCGCCCCGATCGCGAGCGCCTTCGACGCCGTCGGCGCCGGCTGGGCCGCGATCCTCGTCTCCATCGCCGCGGTGGCGGGCCTGACGTCGGTCATCCTCGTCGACATCGTCGCCATGGGCCGGATCGGCTTCTCGATGGGCCGTGACGGCCTCATCCCCCGCTCGGTCGCCGAGGTGCACCCGAAGTGGGGCACCCCCTGGAAGATCACGATCATGACGATCGTGCTCGTCGCGGTGCTCGCCGGGTTCATCCCGCTGACCGCGCTCGCCGACCTCGTGTCGATCGGGACGCTCTTCGCCTTCGTCGTCGTCTCGATCGCCGTGCCCGTCCTGCGGCGCACCAAGCCCGACCTCCCCCGCCCCTTCCGCACCCCGTTCTCGCCCGTCGTGCCGGCGCTCTCCGCGCTCGCCTGCGTCTACCTCATGACCAACCTCTCGGTCGAGACCTGGCTGCGCTTCGCGGTGTGGATGGTGCTCGGGTTCCTCGTGTACTTCTTCTACGGCCGCCGGCACGCGCGGCTCAACACCCGCACCGACGCCTCCTCGGCCTGAGGGGCGACCCCGGGCCGTTGACCCCGGGGGCCACCCGGCGGACCATCGGGTGATGGCGACCCGGCTCGGCACCCACCTCATGGCCCTGCACTCCCAGCTGCTGTGGGAGCCGGTCGAGCGGCGGGTGCGGGCCACCCTCGACGGCGCCACCGACCTCGACACCCTCGACGCGGCGCTCGTCTGGGAGCCCCGCCGGGTCGTACCGATGTACGCCGTCCCGCCCGGGGACCTCGCGGGTGTGCTCGAGCCACGCCCACCGGCCCCGGCACCGTCCGTCCTCCCGCCGGTGCTCGGCCCCGTGAACTTCGGCCTCCACACGACCCCCGGCCGTTCCTTCGACCTCGTCGTCGCGGGAGCCCGGGTGCCGGACAGCGCCTTCGCGCCGGACGACCCCGACCTCGGCGGCCGGGTCGTGGTCGAGTGGGCGCCGTTCGACTGGCTCGAGGAGGCCACGCCGGTCGTCGGCCACCCGCACGACCCGTTCAAGCGGCTCGACCTGCTCGCCGCCGACCGCCACGTCGTCGTGTCCGTCGACGGTGTGGTCCTCGCGGACACCCACCACCCCGTGGCCCTCCACGAGACGCTCGTCCCGACGCGGTGGTACCTCCCGCCGGAGGACGTCCGCCTCGACCTGCTCGCCCCGAGCACCTCGACGACGACGTGCGC is from Arthrobacter sp. NEB 688 and encodes:
- a CDS encoding RDD family protein, which gives rise to MTTPSAPGWYEDPDDAARLRYFDGIVWSSHTTPRHPQPPAPAPTTADTVPPATAPGAPTNATGPAGPTGNQTGPGAPWGGSPQQQPWGQPSAQHPHWQQAPADRALRMPDGDVVAEWWRRLLAWLVDWLVTGLLAGVASLPFLGPYLDAVRAGLDAAARGENPDFTVPLEAFAQVALPIGLIQIAVGLVYSTLFLVWRSATPGKMLLGTIVRPTAGRARIGVVVALRRQSIGVVSDLLQLNPLLNVAGVVLSVVDPGWLLRDPRRQALHDKVADTVVVLRKR
- a CDS encoding amino acid permease; its protein translation is MSDDHSVLRTKPVEDVLAQAGGPDGEGGDGAHGPGRLTRTLGPFSLMGFGIGIVIGTGIFTLTGIEAKNHAGPGVVISFVIAGAVSLLAALCYSELASAVPTAGSAYTYAYATIGEVFAWIIGWDLILEFALGAAVVARGWSGTRRSSSTSPPRSSGRSRWSTSARSPSSCCSAWSPSSASARARA
- a CDS encoding amino acid permease → MVNLGAVAIVLLLGVVAVVGIRESARVTNSLVIVKVAVCVFVIVAGAFYVKAANLTPFIPPAQPVKEGTSGLKQPVSQALFGIEPTAFGFAGVLTAAAVVFFAYTGFEAVANLGEETKKPSRDLPLGLLGTLGICTLLYVGVSFVITGMVPYSQLNVGAPIASAFDAVGAGWAAILVSIAAVAGLTSVILVDIVAMGRIGFSMGRDGLIPRSVAEVHPKWGTPWKITIMTIVLVAVLAGFIPLTALADLVSIGTLFAFVVVSIAVPVLRRTKPDLPRPFRTPFSPVVPALSALACVYLMTNLSVETWLRFAVWMVLGFLVYFFYGRRHARLNTRTDASSA
- a CDS encoding DUF427 domain-containing protein; its protein translation is MATRLGTHLMALHSQLLWEPVERRVRATLDGATDLDTLDAALVWEPRRVVPMYAVPPGDLAGVLEPRPPAPAPSVLPPVLGPVNFGLHTTPGRSFDLVVAGARVPDSAFAPDDPDLGGRVVVEWAPFDWLEEATPVVGHPHDPFKRLDLLAADRHVVVSVDGVVLADTHHPVALHETLVPTRWYLPPEDVRLDLLAPSTSTTTCAYKGHARYWSLPSRDGRPAVEDLAWSYPDPLPEAAAVRDHVCFYAERTDLVVDGSPVPRPVTPWSSPAEHERS